A section of the bacterium genome encodes:
- a CDS encoding Xaa-Pro peptidase family protein has translation MDYAARIDQTRRRMAAQRIDLLAVSPGDDLRYLCGFSPHADERPCYLLVDPRGAAFVVPSLNAAQAAAHIAVPTFVYTDADGPSAALDGARKALGSRTPARLAVDDTMRADLVLTLHAAYPDATLALGSEVLAYLRMRKSAEEIEALRRSARHADQAVRDAWAACRVGATEQEIADAAAASFKRSGSQEVVFTGVASGPNGAFPHHNVSGRKLAAGDAVTLDLGGRLDGYASDITRMAYVGAPSARHEEIHRTLEAAMQAALAAIRPGVPLKDVDLAARGVIERAGFGEYFIHRLGHGLGISVHELPSVTHLNTLPVEEGFVFSVEPGIYIPGELGARLEEIVYVAKDGAHVLSELPRDVHAAAA, from the coding sequence ATGGACTACGCGGCGCGAATCGACCAAACGCGGCGGCGCATGGCTGCTCAGCGGATCGACCTGCTGGCCGTTTCTCCCGGCGATGATCTGCGGTACTTGTGCGGGTTCTCGCCGCACGCAGACGAGCGTCCGTGCTATCTCTTGGTGGACCCGCGCGGCGCCGCGTTCGTGGTGCCCAGCCTGAACGCCGCCCAGGCGGCCGCGCACATCGCCGTGCCCACGTTCGTCTACACCGATGCCGACGGACCGTCTGCCGCGCTCGATGGCGCCCGGAAGGCGCTCGGGAGTCGGACCCCCGCGCGCCTCGCGGTCGACGACACCATGCGGGCCGATCTCGTGCTGACCCTTCACGCGGCGTACCCTGACGCGACGCTTGCCCTCGGGTCAGAGGTTCTGGCGTACCTCCGGATGCGCAAGTCGGCGGAGGAGATCGAAGCGCTCCGGCGCAGCGCCCGGCACGCGGATCAGGCGGTACGCGACGCGTGGGCGGCATGCCGCGTGGGCGCGACCGAACAGGAGATCGCAGACGCCGCGGCCGCGTCGTTCAAGAGGTCGGGATCGCAGGAAGTGGTGTTCACCGGCGTGGCATCCGGACCGAACGGCGCGTTTCCGCACCACAACGTCAGCGGCCGCAAACTGGCGGCGGGCGACGCGGTCACGCTCGATCTCGGCGGGCGGCTCGACGGCTACGCATCAGACATCACCCGCATGGCCTACGTTGGCGCGCCCAGCGCGCGGCACGAGGAGATCCACCGGACGCTCGAGGCCGCGATGCAGGCCGCGCTGGCGGCGATCCGCCCGGGCGTGCCGCTCAAGGACGTGGACCTCGCGGCGCGAGGGGTGATCGAGCGTGCGGGGTTCGGCGAGTACTTCATCCATCGCCTCGGCCATGGCCTCGGCATCTCCGTTCACGAACTCCCCAGCGTGACGCACCTCAACACGCTTCCCGTAGAGGAGGGGTTCGTGTTCTCGGTGGAGCCCGGGATCTACATCCCGGGGGAGCTCGGTGCGCGCCTCGAGGAGATCGTCTACGTGGCGAAGGACGGCGCGCACGTGCTGAGCGAGTTGCCGCGGGACGTCCACGCCGCGGCGGCCTGA
- a CDS encoding enoyl-ACP reductase produces MSGLLDGKTALVMGVANRWSIAWAAARAFSREGARVVFTFQAARQEKDVRELAGTLPGSLVFPCDVARDADLERLAGAVQEEAGGVDAVLHSIAFANREDLGGAFVETSRAGFSLALEISAFSLVAVARHLLPALKPGASLTTLTYIGATRVMPSYNVMGVAKAALEASVRYLASDLGPRGIRVNAISAGPIKTASARAIQGFSRVLEVMEQRAPLRRNTEPDEVADAAVFLASPLARGVTGEVLFVDCGFHATGL; encoded by the coding sequence ATGAGCGGCCTCCTCGACGGAAAGACGGCTCTCGTGATGGGCGTCGCCAACCGCTGGAGCATCGCGTGGGCGGCGGCCCGCGCGTTCTCCCGGGAGGGCGCCCGCGTCGTCTTCACCTTCCAGGCCGCCCGACAGGAGAAGGACGTCCGCGAGTTGGCCGGCACGCTCCCCGGGTCGCTCGTGTTCCCGTGTGACGTCGCGCGGGACGCGGACCTCGAGCGGCTGGCCGGCGCGGTCCAGGAGGAGGCCGGCGGCGTGGACGCCGTGCTGCACAGCATTGCGTTCGCGAACCGCGAGGATCTCGGTGGCGCCTTCGTCGAGACGTCTCGGGCAGGCTTTTCCCTCGCGCTCGAGATCAGCGCGTTTTCGCTGGTCGCCGTCGCGCGCCATCTGCTCCCGGCGCTCAAGCCCGGCGCGAGCCTGACGACGCTCACCTACATTGGCGCGACCCGCGTGATGCCGAGCTACAACGTCATGGGCGTAGCGAAGGCGGCGCTCGAGGCGAGCGTCCGCTACCTGGCGAGCGACCTCGGGCCGCGCGGCATCCGGGTCAACGCGATCTCCGCGGGCCCGATCAAGACCGCGTCGGCGAGAGCGATCCAGGGCTTCAGCCGGGTGCTCGAGGTGATGGAGCAGCGCGCCCCGTTGCGGCGGAACACCGAACCGGACGAGGTGGCGGATGCCGCGGTGTTCCTCGCCAGCCCGCTCGCCCGAGGCGTCACCGGCGAGGTCCTGTTCGTCGACTGCGGCTTCCACGCGACCGGCCTGTAA
- the nth gene encoding endonuclease III, with the protein MSPTRASRPPRRLPRKAAGRAGADAGRRPAGRLPAEPAAARATRAIEIVRRLSARYPDVRIPLHHRNPLELLVATILSAQSTDAQVNLVTPALFRRYRRAADFARAPAPELETYIHSTGFYHAKARALQRCARALLERHDGEVPRTMEELVRLPGVGRKTANVVLSGFGVPGIVVDTHVRRLAQRMALTAHDDPDKIEQDLMQLIPSEEWSAFSLRMIFLGRELCSARRPQCPVCPLADVCPSSRYGGAPPWMRPRAPRPARAGTRPDRGAGAVRKGRAR; encoded by the coding sequence ATGAGCCCGACCCGCGCCTCCCGCCCGCCGCGCCGCCTTCCCAGAAAGGCGGCCGGCCGCGCCGGGGCGGACGCCGGGCGGCGGCCCGCCGGCAGGCTCCCCGCGGAACCCGCGGCGGCCCGGGCGACGCGCGCGATCGAGATCGTGCGCCGGCTCAGTGCGCGGTACCCGGACGTGCGCATCCCGCTGCACCATCGCAACCCGCTCGAACTGCTCGTTGCGACGATCCTGTCGGCCCAATCGACCGACGCCCAAGTGAACCTCGTCACCCCCGCGCTCTTCCGGCGGTACCGGCGCGCCGCCGACTTCGCGCGCGCACCCGCCCCGGAATTGGAGACGTACATCCACAGCACGGGGTTCTATCATGCGAAGGCCCGCGCGCTCCAACGCTGCGCTCGCGCGCTCCTGGAGCGGCACGACGGGGAGGTGCCGCGTACGATGGAAGAGCTCGTGCGCCTGCCCGGCGTGGGGCGGAAGACCGCAAACGTCGTGCTCAGCGGATTCGGCGTGCCGGGGATCGTGGTGGATACGCACGTTCGCCGCCTGGCGCAGCGGATGGCGCTCACCGCGCACGACGACCCGGACAAGATCGAGCAGGATCTGATGCAGCTCATCCCGAGCGAGGAGTGGAGCGCGTTCTCGCTCCGGATGATCTTCCTCGGCCGGGAGCTCTGCTCCGCGCGGCGCCCGCAGTGTCCCGTGTGTCCGCTCGCGGACGTTTGTCCGTCGAGCCGGTACGGAGGCGCCCCGCCGTGGATGCGCCCGCGCGCGCCGCGGCCTGCACGCGCCGGTACACGGCCGGACCGGGGCGCCGGGGCCGTCAGGAAAGGACGCGCGCGATGA
- a CDS encoding ABC transporter ATP-binding protein, producing MPDDAGGRQPAEIGGAEPGTPFLEIDNLQKKFAQTTAVEHVQLKVTRGEFVSLLGPSGCGKTTTLRMIAGFEAPSSGAIRVDGVDITHRPPHQRHVGMVFQSYALFPNMTVGENIGFGLRVAKKPVADIKRRVDEMLDLIKLPALKGRYPYQLSGGQQQRVALARALAIQPQLLLLDEPLSALDAKIRVVLRNEIRSIQRTLGITTIYVTHDQEEALSLSDRIVVMNNGRVEQVGTPFEIYNFPRTSFVASFVGTLNVLRGQVADPAGGKIVVDGQEVIAARGLERTHAGDACSVALRPEVVSFGEAASDGNRMHGTVEEVNFLGSVVRIRVRFKDNAISLDTFNNPRLALPQRGQTLTVSFPREAVLALEAPSST from the coding sequence ATGCCAGACGACGCGGGCGGGCGGCAGCCGGCGGAGATCGGCGGCGCGGAGCCGGGGACACCCTTCCTCGAGATCGACAATCTCCAAAAGAAATTCGCGCAGACGACGGCCGTCGAGCACGTTCAGTTGAAGGTGACTCGCGGAGAGTTCGTCTCGCTGCTCGGCCCCAGCGGGTGCGGGAAAACCACGACGTTGCGCATGATTGCCGGGTTCGAGGCGCCCTCGTCGGGTGCGATCCGCGTTGACGGGGTGGATATCACGCACAGACCGCCGCACCAGCGCCACGTCGGGATGGTGTTCCAGTCCTACGCGCTGTTCCCGAACATGACGGTTGGCGAGAATATTGGGTTCGGGTTGCGGGTGGCGAAAAAACCCGTCGCCGACATCAAACGGCGCGTCGACGAGATGCTCGACCTCATCAAGCTGCCGGCGCTGAAGGGCCGCTACCCCTACCAGCTCTCCGGCGGACAGCAGCAACGGGTGGCCCTGGCTCGCGCGCTGGCGATCCAGCCGCAGCTGCTCCTCCTCGACGAGCCGCTCTCAGCGCTCGACGCGAAGATTCGCGTGGTGCTGCGAAACGAGATCCGCTCGATCCAGCGGACGCTGGGGATCACCACGATCTATGTCACGCATGACCAGGAAGAGGCGCTCTCCCTCTCGGACCGCATTGTGGTGATGAACAACGGACGCGTCGAGCAGGTCGGCACACCGTTCGAGATCTACAACTTCCCGCGGACGTCGTTCGTGGCGTCGTTTGTCGGCACCCTGAACGTGCTCCGAGGCCAGGTCGCCGACCCGGCGGGCGGCAAGATCGTGGTCGACGGACAGGAGGTTATCGCGGCGCGAGGGCTGGAGCGCACGCACGCGGGCGACGCGTGCTCGGTGGCGCTTCGCCCCGAAGTCGTCTCGTTCGGCGAGGCGGCGAGCGACGGGAACCGGATGCACGGGACGGTCGAAGAGGTCAACTTCCTCGGCTCCGTCGTGCGGATTCGTGTGCGCTTCAAGGACAACGCGATCTCGCTGGACACGTTCAACAACCCCAGGCTCGCCCTGCCGCAGCGGGGGCAAACACTCACCGTGAGCTTTCCGCGCGAAGCCGTCCTCGCGCTCGAAGCGCCGTCTTCGACGTAG
- a CDS encoding GNAT family N-acetyltransferase yields the protein MIAHVQVRAATIRDIPQILPLWEALAAHHGALDPALAVERTAAREYAAFLRDTIGYGDARIMLGVEGEHVVSFALGRIHVLPLPFRAQRRGWIQDVFTLPERRGHGIGRSVVEALLAWFRERRVTLVELTVAVRNPEAVRFWERLGFRTYMHRMKWTAESGECAT from the coding sequence ATGATCGCCCACGTCCAGGTTCGGGCTGCCACGATCCGCGACATCCCGCAGATCCTGCCGCTGTGGGAGGCGCTCGCGGCGCATCACGGTGCGCTCGACCCGGCGTTGGCTGTGGAGCGGACCGCAGCGCGCGAGTATGCAGCGTTCTTGCGCGACACGATCGGGTACGGCGATGCCCGCATCATGCTCGGCGTGGAAGGCGAGCATGTCGTGTCGTTCGCGCTCGGCCGGATCCACGTGCTCCCGCTCCCCTTCCGTGCGCAGCGCCGGGGGTGGATCCAGGACGTCTTCACGCTGCCGGAGCGGCGGGGCCACGGGATCGGCCGGAGCGTGGTCGAGGCGCTGCTCGCGTGGTTTCGGGAGCGGCGCGTCACTCTCGTGGAGCTGACCGTGGCGGTTCGCAACCCGGAGGCCGTGCGGTTCTGGGAGCGCCTCGGCTTCCGCACCTACATGCACCGCATGAAGTGGACAGCGGAGAGCGGCGAATGCGCTACCTGA
- a CDS encoding inositol monophosphatase family protein: MPDFSPYIVPALRAAGAAGAIQRSLIGRTRVDYKRPQDPVTEADRSSEATIIRILGDAFPGHAFLGEEGGQRGTADHTWVIDPLDGTHNYVHAFPWFAVSIALRHRDEIVCGVILNTMLREVYVAERGAGAYAASVETPYEATDWTAVRSWRRIHVSPVTRLEDATLCTGFRHPVEPARLNLDHFTNLLVRAARIREIGSAALSLAAVALGQMEGYWEIGPHAWDFAAGMLLVAEAGGRTTDLRGRPAGADRGQILATNGAVHDHVVAVLAEGHSAID; encoded by the coding sequence ATGCCGGATTTCTCCCCATACATCGTGCCCGCGCTCCGGGCCGCCGGCGCGGCCGGCGCGATCCAGCGATCGCTGATCGGTCGGACGCGTGTGGACTACAAACGGCCCCAGGACCCCGTGACCGAGGCGGATCGCTCGTCCGAGGCAACGATCATCCGGATCCTCGGCGACGCCTTCCCCGGCCATGCGTTTCTGGGCGAGGAGGGCGGCCAGCGCGGCACCGCCGACCACACCTGGGTGATCGACCCGCTCGACGGCACCCACAACTACGTGCACGCGTTCCCGTGGTTTGCGGTCAGCATCGCGCTACGGCACCGCGACGAGATCGTCTGCGGCGTGATCTTGAACACGATGCTGCGCGAGGTCTACGTCGCGGAGCGGGGAGCCGGCGCGTACGCCGCTTCCGTCGAGACGCCGTACGAAGCCACGGACTGGACGGCGGTCCGGTCGTGGCGCCGCATCCACGTCTCCCCGGTCACGCGGCTCGAGGACGCGACGCTGTGCACCGGGTTCCGGCATCCGGTCGAGCCGGCACGGCTCAACCTCGATCACTTCACGAACCTGCTCGTGCGGGCGGCCCGGATTCGCGAGATCGGCTCGGCGGCGCTCAGCCTGGCGGCGGTGGCCCTCGGACAGATGGAAGGCTACTGGGAGATCGGGCCGCACGCGTGGGACTTCGCGGCCGGGATGCTGCTCGTCGCCGAAGCCGGCGGGCGGACGACCGACCTCCGCGGACGGCCCGCCGGGGCCGACCGCGGGCAGATCCTCGCGACCAACGGGGCCGTTCACGATCACGTCGTGGCCGTGCTGGCCGAGGGCCACAGCGCGATAGACTGA